In the Populus trichocarpa isolate Nisqually-1 chromosome 8, P.trichocarpa_v4.1, whole genome shotgun sequence genome, TGTCGCGTGGCAAAGAGGGTTCCACTCACAACAAATAACTCTATTATTGCAAGAATCATCACAGAGTAGGCAGCAATACGTGCTGCTTGCGGGCGCCCAGCTCCTAATTCATTTGAGACTCTAGTGCTACGTGCACAGATGAAGAAGAAACGAATAGAGACATGAAAAATCAATTGCATcattcatcattaaaaaaaaaaagaaacaaagaaagaaatccTTTTTTCGATATAGAATTGAAGTGAGCTAGTATGCAGATCTACAGAAGTTATCTAAGCGTGTATCGCAGCACAAACCTGGCTGCTGCGCCTAGTCCATATGGAATTGAATAGAGTGTTCCGATCGTTGTTAAACTGCTTAACAAATTGGAGAGCAAATTATTTGGTGATATTCTCATTCACACATATCTTTAAaagaaatgttaaaaaaaaaaaaaaaaaaaaactagaagaaagCATACCATACAGACAGGACTGAAGTCTCAAGTCGTGGATTTGATAAGAGCCCTGATAGCAGGATGACAATCTCATATGACCACCATTgcaggctacaagttttaacaAGACAAAATTCATGAAAGGTTACATGCCTTCTGATATTTAGAATTACTGGTATCTTTATGTTAATTAGAGGGAGAAGAGAGAACGTATTATTTACCAAATCATCATTGCAGATGGTATAGCAAAGCGGAAGAACTCTCCGATTCCTTGGAACAGTTCTATAGAAATTGGGACACGGGTTTTGGCACAGGCGGGAGAGTATTTAACgtataatataagaaaaattgcATTCAACCAATATGAAATACCGACAGCTAATGCTCCTCCAAGGTTTCTTAGTCCAGACTTGAATACTAAAAGCCAGCATAGAGGTATATGTAAGAGGAGAGTGACACAAGAGCTTACAAGCATTGGAATGATTATACTTTGCACTAGCAAGTATCGAGAAAGTGGCTGAAATATTGCATAAGCGAAAATGGTAGGAATGAGCCATAATGTAAACTGGCCAGCTTCGTGTGCAATTATGGGATCTTGGCCAATTAATATGAGCAGCGTTTCCATGTTGATCCAAACCAGAGATACAACGAGAGCAACTAAAATTAGGGAGAACATGGCACCATAAGTTTGGTTTCCGACTTTTCGATATTGTTGAGCTCCATAAGCTTGCCCACATAAAGTTTCCAGTGCACTTGCCATTCCATTCTGTCCGGCATATAATCCAACAACAACATTAATTTATGTGCACCATgaatttgttatgttttttcagttatttctCTACATGGTAATAAAAGCTTAATGTGCAAGAAAGTCCACATCAATTTACCATCACAATTTTTGCAATATCAAAGGTGTGGCTAGTGCATTAGTTGTGCGGCTTGTCAATTTCATTCATCAAGCATTACGTAGTGCAGTTCATGATTTAAGAACTAactagagaaaaatatatattcttggtGGTTAAAAGAAGATCGTTAACATTCTATTGGATTAATTGATAAactgctttttaaaaaaaaaactatacaacATGCTAAAAAGCCAGGAGACAAAAAGTGCCGAATCTAAGAAGGATTTGGGATCAGTGTCTTTGGGTTATTTGGTAGCGCAGAGAAGGATTTTTCTGGCGGGATTACTTGCATCCTATTGGGCCTCTCATCGATCAAAACGTTTTAGGACAAAGGGTCATAAGGGGAACTGGCAATGCTATACAGCAAATGTATCTGCGATAATTTATAATGACAGGGTATGGCCTCCAACAAGATCTGTTCAGATGGTCCATATTCAGCAATGTAAGCAGGATCGCATCCTTCTAAGTTGTTCCTTTTggttatgaaattaattaatctattcattaataaaagaaaCGAGGAGATTAAAATGGAAATACAGAAGATGTTGGAAACCAGTTGTTTTCGTTAGAATAAAGCTCCTGTCTTTTAGGAGCCAGTAAGTTAGTTTGTTAGTGCAAGTCAGTATAGTTTGTTAGTGCTGACTATGACTAAGtcattgttttgtaatttttctgttGTTCTGTTACCACAATCTTCGGCTAAGAAGATGTGGTTTGTTTTTCCCTGATTCCAAGTTGTAATGGTTATTTAAGCCAAAGGAACACTACTGAATAAAGTGTATTTTCACAGTTAAATTGTGCAAGATCTTTGATATTataacaattggtatcagagcctcttAACAAGGCCTGACTGTGAATACAAGAGTGAAAAGAAAGATTTGAGTGTTTCTTTAAAATGACAGAAGGAAGCAGCAACAGCTATGTGCCTAAGTTTGTGGGACACTATGATCATTGGGCTGAACTGATGGAAAATCTGCTTCGTTCCAAAGAGTATTGGAATGTTGTAGATCGTGGCATCATGGTGGATGTCACAGGAGAAGCAAGGTCTTTCTCCTCAGTCGTATCAGAAAGTCGTCCACTCACAGATGTTCAAAGGAAGGAGTATGAAGAAAACAAGCTAAAAGATTTAAAGGCAAAGAATCTTTTGTATCAAGCAATTGAACGAGACATGCTTGAAACCATTCTTGACAGAAGCTCTTCAAAGGCAATCTGGGACTCcatgaaacaaaaatttcaaggcTCAACAAGGGTTAAGAGAGCACAGTTACAATCATTACGCTGTGATTTTGAAATTCTTCGTATGAAGGAAGGAGAAACTGTAAATGCCTACTTTGCTAGAGTTTTATCCATAGCCAATAAAATGAAGGCTCATGGTGAAAATCTAAATGAAACAATGATCACAGAAAAGATTCTTCGATCAATGATCTCCAAATTCAACTATGTGGTCTGTTCAATTGAAGAATCTAACAACATGACTACAATGACTATAGATGAACTTCAGAGCAGTCTTCTGGTGCATGAGCAAAGGATGAAAagtcaaggagaagaagagcaaGTTCTTAAAGTTACTCATGAAGACAAAGCAGGCAGAGGAAGGGGACGAGGAGCTTGGAGAGGTGGACGTGGTAGAGGAAGACATAGTTTTAACAGAGCTACTGTGGAATGCTATAAATGTCACAAACTAGGACATTTTCAGAATGAGTGTCCTAGTTGGGAAAAGGGTGCACATTATGCCGAGATGGATGAAGAGGAAGAACTTCTACTAATGGCTTACGTTCAGGAcaagaaaacaagcaaagaagAGGTCTGGTTTCTAGACTCAGGATGCTCTAATCACATGTCAGGAAATAAAGATTGGTTTATAGAAATGGATGAGCAGTTCAGACACTCAGTCAAGCTGGGCAATGGAGCAAAAATGATGGTGATGGGTAAAGGAAGTGTTAAACTTGTGACTGCAGGACTAACTCAAGTAGTAAGAGATGTATTTTTCATTCCTGAGCTTAAGAACAACCTATTAAGCATTGGACAGCTTCAAGAGAAGGGACTTGCTATTGTTATGAAGGATAAGGCTTGTAAAATATATCATCCTACGAGAGGCCTTATTATGCAAACTCTTATGGCAGCAAATAGGATGTTTATTTTACTAGCCACTATGATTACTCAACCTTCAAACTGTTTAATAGCAAGTATGGATGACTTATCAGACCTGTGGCATCGTCGCTATGGCCATGTGAACAACAAGAGTCTCAAAACCTTGGAGAGCAAACAACTTGTCAAAGGCCTTCCAAAATTCAAAGCAACAAACACAGCATGCACAGTGTGTCATCGTGGCAAACAACATCGAGCAGTCATTCCCAAGAAGAGTCAATGGAAAGCTTCAAGAAGACTTCAACTAGTGCATGCAGATTTGTGTGGTCCAATCACTCCAACTTCAAACAGTTTAAAAAGGTACTTATTGTGCTTTATAGATGATTTCAGCAGAAAagcttggatttattttttagccgAGAAGAGTGAAACTTTTGCCAtgtttaaagtatttaaaagCTTTGTGGAAAAAGAATCAGAATGTGATATATGCTGTTTGAGGACAGACAGGGGAGGAGAGTTTACTTCCAAAGAATTCAATGTGTTTTGTGTTAATCATGGCATCAAGAGGCAACTTACTACTGCCTACACTCCTCAACAGAATGGAGTGGCAGAACGTAAAAATCGAACTATATTAAACATGGTTCGATGCCTGCTTTCAGAGAAGGAAATGCCTAAACTGTTCTGGCCAGAAGCAGTTCGATGGGGACTGCATGTGTTAAATAGGAGTCTAACTGTGGCTGTCAAAGAAAAGACTCCTGAAGAGTGTTGGAGTGGAAACAAACCCAATGTTGAGTACTTTAGAATTTTCGGCTGTATTGCAAATGTGCATATTCCTGACAGAGGGAGGACAAAGTTAGATGAGAAGAGTCATAGATGTGTGTTTATAGGTGTTAGTGAAGAATCTAAAGCCTATCGGCTTTATGATCCTAAGACCAAAAAGGTGATTGTTAGTAGGGATGTAGTGTTTGATGAGAATGAGGGCTGGAATTGGAGGAAGAGTGATGATGGTGTGAGTGATATTTTTACTTGGGAAGATACAGATAATGATGGAGAAATTAGTGATTATGATGAGAAATCAGTAGAAGGAGATGATTTGGGTACAgagggagttgaaaatgatAATGAAATAGAAGGTGGAAATGATGATACTGTATTAGGGGAGAATGTTGAGGTACtggaagatgaagatggtgacACTTCAGGGGAAAATGGTCTTGCTGCACCAGAAAATGATACACCAGGGGAAAATAATTCTTCTATATCTCAAGGAAGAATTAAACGGACACCTAGATGGATGGATGATTATGTTCATGGAGCTGGTTTTCCTGACGACTCAATGTGCTTTATGGTACATGATGATCCAATATGCTTTGATGAAGCAGTAAAACAGAAGAAATGGAGGAAAGCCATGGATTTGGAAATGGAAGCTATAATAAAGAACAAGACATGGGAGCTAGTGATTCCACCAGAAGGGATAAAGAGAATTGGTGTAAAATGGATTTTTCGAACCAAGCTGAATGAAAAGGGAGAGGTAGATAAATGCAAAGCACGCCTGGTAGTAAAAGGATATGCTCAGAGACATGGGATCGACTACAGTGAAGTTTTTGCACCTGTGGCTCGTTGGGACACCATAAGGCTAATCTTAGCTTTAGCAGCACAGAAAGGATGGACTGTTTTCCAGCTAGACGTCAAGAGTGCATTTCTTCATGGGGAATTAGAGGAAGCTGTCTATGTGGAGCAGCCAGAAGGCTATGTTAGCAAAGGAGAAGAGCATAAAGTGTTGAAACTTAAAAAAGCTCTTTACGGCTTGAAACAGGCTCCAAGAGCCTGGTATAGTAGAATTGAAGGGTTCTTCATGAAGGAAGGCTTTGAGAAATGCAGTCATGAACACACACTGTTTCTTAAACATACAAATGGAGGTAAATGCTTAATTATTAGCCTTTATGTAGACGATTTAATTTATACAGGAAATGATGTGGAGCTATGTGAGAAATTCAAGGAATCAATGAAACTAGAATTTGATATGAGTGATTTGGGGAAAATGAAGTATTTCTTAGGAGTAGAGGTTCAACAGAGCTGTGAAGGAATACATTTATGTCAAATGAAGTATGCTGGGGAAATTTTAGAAAGATTTGGAATGGGAGGCTGCAATCCAGTAAAAAATCCTATCGTGCCAGGcacgaaattaataaaagatggTGGAGAAGACAGTGAGAATTCAACCTTGTTTAAGCAAATAATTGGCAGCTTAATGTATCTATCAGTTACCAGACCTGACATAGCGTTTGTTGTCTGCATGTTAAGCAAATTCATGACTGATCCTAAAACATCACATATGGCAGCAGCAAAAAGGGTTCTCAGGTATGTGAAGGGAACTACCAGCTTAGGAGTGTTTTATAGAAGAAGTGCAGAGAATTCTGAAGATGATCTCAAAGTCTACACTGACAGTGACTATGCCGGCGATGTAGAGGATAGAAGAAGCACGTctggttatgttttttttctaagtgaAGGTGCAGTTGCATGGAGCTCAAGAAAGCAACCAGTGGTGACTCTCTCCACAACAGAAGCAGAGTATGTAGCTGCTGCTGCATGTGCATGTCATAGTATTTGGATGAAAAGAGTGCTCAACAGTCTTGGTTTCTCTTCCTGCAAGTGTGTTAAGATTTTTTGCGACAACAGTTCCACTATAAAGTTATCAAAAAATCCAATTCTCCATGGAAGAACAAAACACATAGACgtgaaatttcattttttacgTGATCTGGTAAAGGAAGGTGCTGTAGAATTAATTCATTGTGGGACTCGTGAGCAAGTGGCAGACATCTTGACAAAACCTTTGAAGTTGGAATCATTTACAAGGCTACGTGATCTGTTGGGAATGCAGAGCATCAAAACTATAAACTGACTTGTTAGCAAGTGCAGTTTAGGGGAGGATATGTTGGAAACCAGTTGTTTTCGTTAGAATAAAGCTCCTGTCTTTTAGGAGCCAGTAAGTTAGTTTGTTAGTGCAAGTCAGTATAGTTTGTTAGTGCTGACTATGACTAAGtcattgttttgtaatttttctgttGTTCTGTTACCACAATCTTCGGCTAAGAAGATGTGGTTTGTTTTTCCCTGATTCCAAGTTGTAATGGTTATTTAAGCCAAAGGAACACTACTGAATAAAGTGTATTTTCACAGTTAAATTGTGCAAGATCTTTGATATTATAACAGAAGAGACTTACTAGAAGACTGATGCCGGTAACATTACAGAGAGAGATAGCTATGGCAGAACTAGAAAGAGCTAGCTCACCAAGATGACCCACCATCATATTTGAAATAACCAGCAACAAGTTGAGGGCTGTCGTAGTAACCACCATGGGTCCTGCTATGTAAGCTAGCCTTTTCACTTCTTGAGTAAACTCACGCCATGTTTGAGCTATACCTTCTCTTCCCTCATTTGATCTCTTTTCTGGTAGTAGTAAACGCTCTTCCATGCTCTTTTTCGTGTCTTTTTCCAT is a window encoding:
- the LOC7488383 gene encoding protein DETOXIFICATION 12, with translation MEKDTKKSMEERLLLPEKRSNEGREGIAQTWREFTQEVKRLAYIAGPMVVTTTALNLLLVISNMMVGHLGELALSSSAIAISLCNVTGISLLNGMASALETLCGQAYGAQQYRKVGNQTYGAMFSLILVALVVSLVWINMETLLILIGQDPIIAHEAGQFTLWLIPTIFAYAIFQPLSRYLLVQSIIIPMLVSSCVTLLLHIPLCWLLVFKSGLRNLGGALAVGISYWLNAIFLILYVKYSPACAKTRVPISIELFQGIGEFFRFAIPSAMMICLQWWSYEIVILLSGLLSNPRLETSVLSVCLTTIGTLYSIPYGLGAAASTRVSNELGAGRPQAARIAAYSVMILAIIELFVVSGTLFATRHIFGYSFSNEREVVDYVSNMAPLVCLSVIIDGLQGVLSGVARGCGWQHIGASVNLAALYLCGVPVAAILGYWFQLKARGLWIGIQAGAILQTVLLSLVTSCTNWEKQARQARERVFEERSSEENTLA